From the Haloprofundus halobius genome, one window contains:
- a CDS encoding alkaline phosphatase family protein, giving the protein MHSDSTTRAFVLGLDGVPWGMLRTWIDDGHLPNFKRLADEGASGSLRSTRPASTPLAWPSIATGVWPDKHSVYDFRHLNGDYRRQMNTSENVERPSLWNILSPAVVGNVPITYPASEIDGAMVTGMLTPEINDRFTHPPKLRQKIENEIPDYTIGLYYEEYHDRKDEFVTAVDELVEGRRKLLSLLMNEVDDWRLFFFVFTAPDRLQHLIWNEETLLAHYRLLDTVLGDVLRYVEETDSTLYVVSDHGFGPIDKYACANTLLEQEGVLVRKDDGTRGALGRVGLTKDRITGLFDAMNIDMGELIKRLPGDLVDSVASQVPGDHALYDADFSKTKAFVHGSGLVYVNDTERFSEGCVPPEEVPAVRERLVEIFESYRDPETGEAVFEAFDGGEEYPNDAWAPDVVLEGQPGYEVRASLSETVCIASSHLEASHRPEGIFYAWGPDIAPGATVDDATVVDVAPTLLHGVGEPVPEDTDGRVLLEAFKQDSTPATREVEYAPYSEVGRSDAEETEDFSGVEDRLKGLGYME; this is encoded by the coding sequence ATGCATTCTGATTCGACGACGCGAGCATTCGTTCTCGGACTCGACGGCGTCCCGTGGGGGATGCTTCGGACTTGGATAGACGATGGGCATCTGCCCAACTTCAAACGCCTCGCCGACGAGGGCGCGTCCGGGTCGCTCCGAAGCACTCGCCCGGCGTCGACGCCGCTGGCGTGGCCCTCCATCGCGACCGGCGTATGGCCCGACAAACACAGCGTTTACGACTTCCGTCACCTCAACGGCGACTACCGCCGCCAGATGAACACGAGCGAGAACGTCGAGCGGCCGTCGCTCTGGAACATACTCTCCCCGGCGGTCGTCGGCAACGTCCCTATCACGTACCCCGCCTCGGAGATCGACGGCGCGATGGTTACTGGGATGCTCACGCCGGAGATCAACGACCGGTTCACCCATCCGCCGAAACTCCGACAGAAGATCGAGAACGAGATTCCCGACTACACTATCGGCCTCTACTACGAGGAGTACCACGACCGCAAAGACGAGTTCGTCACCGCCGTCGACGAACTCGTCGAGGGTCGCCGCAAACTGCTCTCGCTGCTCATGAACGAAGTCGACGACTGGCGTCTGTTCTTCTTCGTGTTCACGGCACCCGACCGCCTCCAGCACCTCATCTGGAACGAGGAGACGCTGTTGGCGCACTACCGACTGCTCGACACGGTCCTCGGCGACGTCCTCCGCTACGTCGAGGAGACGGACTCGACGCTCTACGTCGTCTCCGACCACGGGTTCGGCCCGATCGATAAGTATGCCTGTGCGAACACGCTGCTCGAACAGGAGGGCGTGTTGGTCCGCAAGGACGACGGTACCCGCGGTGCGCTGGGTCGGGTCGGCCTGACGAAAGACCGCATCACGGGGCTGTTCGACGCGATGAACATCGACATGGGCGAACTCATCAAACGGCTTCCCGGCGACCTCGTTGACTCCGTCGCCTCGCAGGTGCCGGGCGACCACGCGCTGTACGACGCCGACTTCTCGAAGACGAAGGCGTTCGTCCACGGCTCCGGACTCGTCTACGTCAACGACACCGAGCGTTTCTCCGAGGGCTGCGTCCCGCCGGAGGAGGTTCCGGCTGTCAGAGAGCGACTCGTCGAGATATTCGAGTCGTACCGAGACCCGGAGACGGGCGAAGCGGTGTTCGAGGCGTTCGACGGTGGCGAGGAGTATCCGAACGACGCGTGGGCACCGGACGTCGTTCTGGAGGGACAGCCCGGCTACGAGGTCCGCGCATCCCTCTCCGAGACAGTCTGTATCGCCAGTTCGCATCTCGAAGCGTCGCACCGTCCGGAAGGCATCTTCTACGCGTGGGGCCCCGACATCGCCCCCGGCGCAACTGTCGACGACGCGACTGTCGTCGACGTCGCTCCGACGCTCCTCCACGGTGTCGGCGAACCCGTCCCCGAAGACACCGACGGCCGCGTCCTGCTCGAAGCGTTCAAGCAGGATTCCACCCCAGCGACGCGGGAAGTCGAGTACGCGCCGTACAGCGAAGTCGGACGAAGCGACGCCGAGGAGACGGAGGACTTCTCGGGCGTCGAGGACCGCCTCAAAGGTCTCGGCTACATGGAGTAG
- a CDS encoding asparagine synthase-related protein: MPGLTVVRGTDELDDASLSKSLENVRFLDWYEVHEDFHASSTYVGHVGYEEYPVETVEFDGGLAVLEGYLYDVEDTAEEVRKVAEWMQEGDSANLERWLESRDGDFVVLTVDESNGDVRALTDVLARLPTYYATIGDTVVVSRELKFVRSVARELNEPTNLDRIGAAQMLLFGYTLGTRTLYSDVERISPGSMLTVDDRGASTRRVHEYDFDSYDYADRSIEENAEALAELFIEACERRGRIADQHIISLSGGLDSRAVAAGYSRAGVPTTAATFTVGDGDSEEGNVAEIVADELDIPWQLYAVPRSDRATSLLLETKQGMNYLGMSFIYEFFERLREDVGPASYVTGDGGDKVLENLMPGNDPSSEAELVEEIVDSNSIFSLETAAEMTGVSTEELRNSVRDRVRSYPESDLSNRYVHYLLRERGMNWLTHGEDRNRYYYPSVAPFYARPVYEYAMNCPAEQKRGRKLYRAFLEALSPAMVDIRNANFGAPINSTEYALKKRFYEELGRVPTVKKTIVSLVKREFGQSHPEITGPINELLRDDASGLDPGVVSEIIGDGRSYSKSELSHLYTVVAADAGRIA; the protein is encoded by the coding sequence AGTACACGAAGACTTCCACGCATCGAGCACGTACGTCGGTCACGTGGGATACGAAGAGTATCCCGTCGAGACCGTCGAGTTTGACGGCGGTCTCGCCGTTCTCGAAGGATATCTCTACGACGTGGAGGACACGGCGGAAGAGGTTCGGAAGGTCGCCGAGTGGATGCAGGAGGGGGACTCGGCTAACCTCGAACGCTGGCTCGAATCGCGTGACGGCGACTTCGTCGTTCTCACCGTCGACGAGTCGAACGGCGACGTTCGAGCGCTGACGGACGTTCTCGCTCGGCTTCCGACCTACTACGCTACCATCGGCGACACCGTCGTCGTCTCCAGGGAACTGAAGTTTGTTCGTTCCGTCGCCCGCGAACTGAACGAGCCGACGAATCTCGACCGGATCGGAGCGGCGCAGATGCTTCTGTTCGGCTACACGCTCGGAACGCGGACGCTCTACTCGGACGTGGAGCGGATTTCGCCGGGATCGATGCTCACGGTCGACGACCGCGGAGCATCGACGCGGCGGGTACACGAGTACGACTTCGACAGCTACGACTACGCGGACCGAAGCATCGAGGAGAACGCCGAAGCGCTCGCGGAACTGTTCATCGAGGCCTGCGAGCGCCGCGGGCGTATCGCCGACCAGCACATCATCTCGCTCAGCGGCGGTCTCGACTCCCGCGCCGTCGCGGCGGGATACTCGCGTGCGGGCGTTCCCACGACCGCGGCGACGTTCACCGTCGGCGACGGCGACAGCGAGGAGGGGAACGTCGCCGAAATCGTCGCCGACGAGTTAGACATCCCGTGGCAACTGTACGCCGTTCCGCGCAGCGACCGTGCGACGTCGCTGCTGTTGGAGACGAAGCAGGGGATGAATTACCTCGGGATGTCGTTCATCTACGAGTTCTTCGAGCGGCTCCGCGAGGACGTCGGACCCGCCTCCTACGTCACCGGTGACGGCGGGGACAAGGTGTTAGAGAACCTGATGCCGGGGAACGACCCGTCCTCGGAAGCCGAACTCGTCGAGGAGATCGTCGATTCGAACAGCATCTTCTCGCTCGAAACCGCCGCCGAGATGACGGGCGTGTCGACGGAGGAACTCCGAAACAGCGTCCGCGACCGAGTGCGGTCGTACCCCGAATCGGACCTCTCGAACCGGTACGTCCACTACCTGCTCCGCGAGCGGGGGATGAACTGGCTCACGCACGGCGAGGACAGGAACCGCTACTACTACCCGAGCGTCGCGCCGTTTTACGCCCGTCCGGTGTACGAGTACGCGATGAACTGCCCCGCAGAGCAGAAGCGCGGGCGCAAACTCTACCGCGCGTTCCTCGAAGCGCTCTCTCCAGCGATGGTCGACATCCGAAACGCCAACTTCGGAGCCCCCATCAACTCGACCGAGTACGCCCTAAAGAAGCGGTTCTACGAGGAACTCGGGCGCGTCCCCACCGTGAAAAAGACCATCGTCAGCCTCGTCAAGCGCGAGTTCGGACAGAGCCACCCCGAGATAACGGGACCGATAAACGAACTCCTCCGTGACGACGCGAGCGGTCTGGATCCGGGTGTGGTCTCGGAGATCATCGGCGACGGTCGCTCGTACTCGAAGTCCGAACTCTCGCACCTGTACACCGTCGTCGCGGCGGACGCCGGTCGAATCGCTTGA
- a CDS encoding DapH/DapD/GlmU-related protein: MPTELRASEIASFLGATLDGDDVLVTGVESLYDADPSDFAFSRYDDPEKLARSDAGLLICPESTPDIADRALVRHPDPKLGFVKVAREFFTEPITETVVHPSAVVADGAELGKRCYVGAQAYVGDAVTLGDGCRVHAGTTLGEPGFGFARDKDERPLRQPHLGEVVLGDNVEIGANSSIDRAAFSETVIGDGSVLSAQVHIAHQVVVGENVSMAYGVGVSGSTEIGDRVVVQPHVSVGGHLQVGDDAELGMGSTVLDDVEPGTTVVGTPARPIQR, translated from the coding sequence GTGCCAACCGAACTACGCGCCTCCGAAATTGCATCGTTTCTCGGCGCGACGCTCGACGGCGACGACGTGCTCGTCACCGGCGTCGAATCGCTTTACGACGCCGACCCGTCCGACTTCGCGTTCTCGCGCTACGACGACCCCGAGAAGCTCGCCCGCTCCGACGCGGGACTGCTCATCTGTCCGGAGTCGACGCCCGACATCGCCGACCGGGCGCTCGTCCGTCATCCCGACCCGAAGCTCGGTTTCGTCAAAGTCGCTCGCGAGTTCTTCACCGAGCCGATCACGGAGACGGTCGTCCATCCCAGCGCCGTCGTCGCCGACGGCGCTGAACTCGGCAAACGCTGCTACGTCGGCGCACAGGCGTACGTCGGCGACGCGGTGACGCTCGGCGACGGCTGTCGCGTCCACGCCGGAACGACGCTCGGCGAACCCGGCTTCGGGTTCGCTCGCGACAAAGACGAGCGCCCGCTTCGACAGCCACATCTCGGGGAAGTCGTCCTCGGCGACAACGTCGAAATCGGCGCGAACAGCAGCATCGACCGCGCCGCGTTCTCCGAGACAGTCATCGGCGACGGGTCGGTGTTGAGCGCGCAGGTCCACATCGCTCACCAGGTCGTCGTCGGAGAGAACGTCTCGATGGCCTACGGCGTCGGTGTCTCGGGAAGTACAGAGATCGGCGACCGTGTCGTCGTCCAGCCCCACGTCTCCGTCGGCGGACACCTCCAGGTCGGTGACGACGCGGAACTGGGAATGGGGTCGACGGTGCTCGACGACGTCGAACCGGGAACAACTGTCGTCGGAACGCCCGCCCGCCCGATCCAGCGGTAA